From the Longimicrobium sp. genome, one window contains:
- a CDS encoding tetratricopeptide repeat protein, which produces MTEERLAKRGRRAGRLWIVPPGLTAAGEPFEGHRVLEEVSGGLGVALWQVTRDVDLWSTTAPEGRVRLFASGQGRRRRERMAALGTLRELRLPLETIGRALESRSRHAGAQVTRACEAVSRWAEKQGLPRTALAFAQSAALATPEQPGPAYEVGQLARRNAEYRRAETWFRRALGLARRARDWRYYGLACLGLGTVNLERGDVRAARNWFLRALRIGRRHALWDVRPQAMHDLFCIAVAHGLDDEAEGWAWRAFRAYGRRHPRLVDLASDVARFWLRHERYDEALRVFRAVLNHVDRVAEQRVVVASMARAAAGLGDRRAFAAMWSETWRLVDEHPDHDAVAQALVALAEGAAVLGDPDRGQLAATHALRVATQHDEPEHRAAAEQVLGSLRTVRMGVSTAPPRPEPGEERDVPDLAAELVDALSVDLLAGVSI; this is translated from the coding sequence ATGACGGAGGAGCGGCTTGCGAAGCGTGGCAGGCGTGCGGGGCGCCTGTGGATCGTGCCGCCGGGGCTGACCGCCGCCGGCGAGCCCTTCGAGGGGCACCGCGTGCTCGAGGAGGTGAGCGGCGGGCTGGGGGTGGCGCTGTGGCAGGTTACGCGCGACGTGGACCTGTGGTCCACCACCGCGCCCGAGGGCCGGGTTCGCCTGTTCGCGTCGGGACAGGGGCGGCGCCGGCGCGAGCGCATGGCGGCGCTGGGTACGCTGCGCGAGCTGCGGCTGCCGCTGGAGACGATCGGCCGCGCGCTGGAGAGCCGCTCGCGCCACGCCGGCGCGCAGGTGACCCGCGCCTGCGAGGCGGTGAGCCGCTGGGCCGAGAAGCAGGGACTGCCGCGCACCGCGCTGGCCTTCGCGCAGAGCGCCGCGCTGGCCACGCCCGAGCAGCCGGGCCCCGCCTACGAGGTGGGCCAGCTCGCCCGCCGCAACGCCGAGTACCGCCGCGCGGAGACGTGGTTCAGGCGCGCGCTGGGGCTGGCGCGCCGCGCCCGCGACTGGCGCTACTACGGGCTCGCGTGCCTGGGGCTGGGAACGGTGAACCTCGAGCGCGGCGACGTGCGCGCGGCGCGCAACTGGTTCCTGCGCGCGCTGCGCATCGGGCGGCGGCACGCGCTGTGGGACGTGCGGCCGCAGGCGATGCACGACCTGTTCTGCATCGCCGTGGCTCACGGGCTGGACGACGAGGCCGAGGGGTGGGCGTGGCGCGCATTCCGGGCGTACGGGCGCCGCCACCCCCGGCTGGTGGACCTGGCGAGCGACGTCGCGCGCTTCTGGCTGCGGCACGAGCGCTACGACGAGGCGCTCCGCGTCTTCCGCGCGGTGCTGAACCACGTGGACCGCGTGGCCGAGCAGCGCGTGGTAGTGGCCAGCATGGCGCGCGCGGCCGCCGGCCTGGGCGACCGTCGGGCCTTCGCGGCCATGTGGTCGGAGACGTGGCGGCTGGTGGACGAGCACCCCGACCACGACGCGGTGGCGCAGGCGCTGGTCGCGCTGGCCGAGGGCGCCGCCGTGCTGGGCGACCCCGACCGCGGGCAGCTGGCCGCCACCCACGCGCTGCGCGTGGCCACGCAGCACGACGAGCCCGAGCATCGCGCCGCGGCCGAGCAGGTGCTGGGCTCGCTGCGTACCGTGCGCATGGGCGTGTCCACCGCTCCGCCGCGTCCCGAGCCCGGCGAGGAGCGCGACGTTCCCGACCTGGCCGCGGAGCTGGTGGACGCGCTCAGCGTCGACCTCCTCGCGGGCGTCTCCATCTGA
- the deoC gene encoding deoxyribose-phosphate aldolase — translation MASTVTNKLVAVPTGPREPEPAHEQRNPGTLLDLDWVAEVRVNRSAVERRAGTIGTRRTVKKDWQAAWLLRAITLMDLTTLSGDDTAGTVRRLCAKARQPVREDVLEGLGAAGLPVRCAAVCVYHRFVEVAVEALRGSGIPVAAVSTGFPAGLSPFRQRIEEIHASVDAGAEEIDIVITRELVLTGQWEALYDEVKAMREACGPAHLKTILATGELATLRNVARASLVCMMAGADFIKTSTGKESRNAELPVGLTMARCIREYRERTGHDVGLKPAGGIRAAKDALVWMLMMKEELGTEWLKPSLFRFGASSLLGDIERQLEHHLTGRYSASHRHPMA, via the coding sequence ATGGCAAGCACCGTCACCAACAAGCTCGTGGCCGTTCCCACGGGGCCGCGCGAGCCCGAGCCGGCGCACGAGCAGCGCAACCCCGGCACCCTGCTGGACCTGGACTGGGTCGCCGAGGTCCGCGTCAACCGCAGCGCCGTGGAGCGCCGCGCGGGCACCATCGGCACGCGCCGCACGGTCAAGAAGGACTGGCAGGCCGCCTGGCTCCTGCGCGCCATCACCCTGATGGACCTGACCACGCTCTCGGGCGACGACACCGCCGGCACCGTGCGCCGCCTGTGCGCCAAGGCCCGTCAGCCGGTGCGCGAGGACGTGCTCGAGGGGCTGGGCGCGGCCGGTCTCCCCGTGCGCTGCGCCGCCGTCTGCGTCTACCACCGCTTCGTGGAGGTCGCCGTCGAGGCGCTGCGCGGCTCGGGGATCCCCGTCGCCGCGGTGTCGACCGGCTTCCCCGCGGGGCTCTCGCCCTTCCGCCAGCGGATCGAGGAGATCCACGCCTCGGTCGACGCGGGCGCGGAGGAGATCGACATCGTCATCACCCGCGAGCTGGTGCTGACCGGCCAGTGGGAGGCGCTGTACGACGAGGTGAAGGCCATGCGCGAGGCGTGCGGCCCGGCGCACCTGAAGACGATCCTGGCCACGGGCGAGCTGGCCACGCTGCGCAACGTGGCGCGCGCGTCGCTGGTGTGCATGATGGCCGGCGCGGACTTCATCAAGACCAGCACGGGGAAGGAGAGCCGCAACGCCGAGCTCCCCGTGGGGCTGACCATGGCGCGCTGCATCCGCGAGTACCGCGAGCGCACGGGCCACGACGTGGGGCTGAAGCCCGCGGGCGGCATCCGCGCGGCCAAGGACGCGCTGGTGTGGATGCTGATGATGAAGGAGGAGCTGGGGACGGAGTGGCTGAAGCCGTCGCTCTTCCGCTTCGGCGCCAGCTCGCTGCTGGGCGACATCGAGCGCCAGCTGGAGCATCACCTCACCGGCCGCTACTCCGCCTCGCACCGCCATCCGATGGCGTAG
- a CDS encoding ATP-binding protein, giving the protein MTVAELDALTSGGESPQIEFKLTTGQRSEGARTACAMLNGSGGFILFGVDDGGRIHGMTVTAKTVEDLVHELRRIDPLPAITPERVPVSDGREALVLSIPGNTGGPFTYDGRPYVRLGSSTIVMPQDHYRRLLLERSHASARWELLPAHGFGVKDLDAAEIVRTADEAVRRLRLEDPGTRDPEELLRGLRLMEDGKVLNGAVVLFGDGSRLMPAYPQCLLRLARFRGVDKTEFIDNRQEVGNAFELLQRAQRFLRDHLPVAGRVVPHLFEREDDPLYPPAALREALANALCHRDYAMPGGSVGIAIYDDRLEITNTGRIPFGLTAADLKRPHTSQPWNPLMASVFYRRGVIDSWGRGTLKIVELTGQAGLVEPEFEERGGEVVVRFFPLGYVPPTRVSRNLSRAQQEVLEVLATIGPAPLREIEAGLRTASPRQVVQETLYSLRTLGLVELTGRTRASRWKLVGR; this is encoded by the coding sequence ATGACCGTCGCCGAGCTCGACGCCCTGACGTCTGGCGGTGAATCGCCGCAGATCGAGTTCAAGCTCACCACCGGCCAGCGCTCCGAGGGCGCGCGGACCGCCTGCGCCATGCTGAACGGCAGCGGCGGCTTCATCCTGTTCGGCGTCGACGACGGCGGCCGGATCCACGGGATGACGGTGACGGCGAAGACGGTCGAAGACCTGGTGCACGAGCTCCGGCGCATCGATCCGCTCCCCGCCATCACCCCGGAGCGGGTGCCGGTGAGCGACGGCCGGGAGGCGCTGGTTCTCTCCATCCCCGGCAACACCGGCGGCCCGTTCACCTACGATGGACGCCCCTACGTGCGCCTGGGCTCGTCTACCATCGTGATGCCGCAGGATCATTACCGGCGCCTGCTGCTGGAGCGGTCGCACGCCTCCGCCCGGTGGGAGCTGCTCCCCGCCCACGGCTTCGGGGTGAAGGACCTCGACGCGGCGGAGATCGTCCGCACGGCCGACGAGGCGGTCCGCCGGCTTCGGCTGGAAGACCCCGGCACGCGCGACCCGGAGGAGCTGCTGCGCGGCCTCAGGCTCATGGAAGACGGGAAGGTGCTCAACGGCGCCGTCGTGCTGTTCGGAGACGGCAGCCGCCTCATGCCCGCGTATCCGCAGTGCCTGCTTCGCCTCGCCCGGTTCCGCGGCGTGGACAAGACGGAGTTCATCGACAACCGGCAGGAGGTCGGGAACGCGTTCGAGCTCCTCCAGCGGGCGCAGCGCTTCCTCCGCGATCATCTTCCGGTGGCCGGACGCGTCGTGCCGCACCTGTTCGAGCGCGAAGACGATCCGCTGTACCCGCCCGCGGCCTTGCGCGAGGCGCTCGCGAACGCGCTCTGCCATCGCGACTACGCCATGCCCGGCGGCTCGGTCGGCATCGCCATCTACGACGACCGCCTGGAGATCACCAACACCGGCCGGATTCCCTTCGGCCTGACCGCGGCGGATCTCAAGCGTCCCCACACGTCGCAACCCTGGAACCCGCTGATGGCCAGCGTCTTCTATCGCCGGGGAGTGATCGATTCGTGGGGGCGGGGCACGCTGAAGATCGTGGAGCTCACCGGGCAGGCCGGGCTCGTGGAGCCGGAGTTCGAAGAGCGAGGCGGCGAGGTCGTCGTGCGCTTCTTCCCGCTCGGCTACGTTCCGCCGACCCGCGTGAGCCGCAACCTCTCTCGGGCACAGCAGGAGGTCCTCGAGGTCCTGGCGACGATCGGTCCGGCTCCATTGCGAGAGATCGAAGCCGGGCTGCGTACCGCGTCGCCACGCCAGGTCGTGCAGGAGACGCTGTACTCGCTGCGCACTCTCGGCCTGGTCGAGCTTACCGGGCGCACGCGCGCGTCGCGGTGGAAGCTGGTTGGACGATGA